From a single Phragmites australis chromosome 7, lpPhrAust1.1, whole genome shotgun sequence genomic region:
- the LOC133924117 gene encoding nudix hydrolase 12, mitochondrial-like isoform X1 has translation MASETKALVARKGRLRQRYDNEYRLVAGCVPYRVTTDGQPEVLMVSTPNRDDLVFPKGGWEDDEDVYEAACREALEEAGVRGTINRTTLGLWVFRSKSSQDSDSPRGACKGYIFALEVAEELDHWPEQDTHGRQWVSPADAYRLCRYEWMREALSALLDRLPVICHCQTPEKVKPTAPNLNERAGMYMMMKAAATADRAVALC, from the exons ATGGCGTCGGAGACGAAGGCCCTCGTCGCGAGGAAGGGCAGGCTGAGGCAGCGCTACGACAACGAGTACCGCCTCGTCGCGGGGTGCGTGCCGTACCGCGTGACCACGGACGGGCAGCCGGAGGTGCTCATGGTCTCGACGCCCAACAGGGACGATCTCGTCTTCCCCAAG GGCGGCTgggaggacgacgaggacgtGTACGAGGCGGCGTGCCGCGAGGCGCTGGAGGAGGCCGGAGTCAGGGGCACCATCAAT AGAACCACACTGGGGCTGTGGGTGTTCAGGAGCAAGAGCAGCCAGGACAGCGACAGCCCCCGGGGCGCTTGCAAGGGCTACATCTTCGCGCTGGAGGTCGCCGAGGAGCTCGACCACTGGCCGGAGCAGGACACCCACGGCCGGCAGTGG GTCTCCCCGGCGGACGCGTACCGCCTCTGCCGGTACGAGTGGATGCGCGAGGCGCTGTCGGCTCTGCTGGACCGCCTGCCGGTGATCTGCCACTGCCAGACGCCGGAGAAGGTGAAGCCTACGGCGCCGAACTTGAACGAGCGCGCTGGCATGTACATGATGATGAAAGCGGCAGCGACCGCGGATCGAGCGGTGGCGCTCTGCTGA
- the LOC133924117 gene encoding nudix hydrolase 12, mitochondrial-like isoform X2: MASETKALVARKGRLRQRYDNEYRLVAGCVPYRVTTDGQPEVLMVSTPNRDDLVFPKGGWEDDEDVYEAACREALEEAGVRGTINRTTLGLWVFRSKSSQDSDSPRGACKGYIFALEVAEELDHWPEQDTHGRQWVSHASSPRLITSPRRTRTASAGTSGCARRCRLCWTACR; encoded by the exons ATGGCGTCGGAGACGAAGGCCCTCGTCGCGAGGAAGGGCAGGCTGAGGCAGCGCTACGACAACGAGTACCGCCTCGTCGCGGGGTGCGTGCCGTACCGCGTGACCACGGACGGGCAGCCGGAGGTGCTCATGGTCTCGACGCCCAACAGGGACGATCTCGTCTTCCCCAAG GGCGGCTgggaggacgacgaggacgtGTACGAGGCGGCGTGCCGCGAGGCGCTGGAGGAGGCCGGAGTCAGGGGCACCATCAAT AGAACCACACTGGGGCTGTGGGTGTTCAGGAGCAAGAGCAGCCAGGACAGCGACAGCCCCCGGGGCGCTTGCAAGGGCTACATCTTCGCGCTGGAGGTCGCCGAGGAGCTCGACCACTGGCCGGAGCAGGACACCCACGGCCGGCAGTGGGTGAGTCACGCATCTTCTCCTCGGTTGATCAC GTCTCCCCGGCGGACGCGTACCGCCTCTGCCGGTACGAGTGGATGCGCGAGGCGCTGTCGGCTCTGCTGGACCGCCTGCCGGTGA
- the LOC133924119 gene encoding uncharacterized protein LOC133924119: protein MVLQNDIDLLNPPAELEKLKHKKKRLVQSPNSFFMHYRVQPLSDCRGLPGLPDGALPAYWWEGQANRGVLLPPQGRLRDENHLKAKLY, encoded by the exons ATG gtGCTGCAGAATGACATCGACCTGCTGAACCCGCCGGCGGAGCTGGAGAAGctcaagcacaagaagaagcgcCTCGTTCAATCCCCCAACTCCTTTTTCATG CACTACCGTGTTCAGCCACTCTCAGACTGTCGTGGTCTGCCCGGGCTGCCAGACGGTGCTCTGCCAGCCTACTGGTGGGAAGGCCAGGCTAACCGAGGGGTGCTCCTTCCGCCGCAAGGGCGACTAAGAGATGAAAATCATCTGAAAGCAAAGCTCTATTGA
- the LOC133924121 gene encoding pollen-specific protein C13-like: protein MAWLRILPATTAAILFYILFYVVAGTAVATDAPDYLVQGRVYCDTCRAGFETNVTEYIKGAKVRLECKHFGTGNVERAIDGVTDETGTYKIELKDSHVEDICEVVLVESPLANCAEVQASRDRARVVLTRDDGICDNLRLANPLGYFKDVPLPVCGALLKQFTLADDDE from the exons ATGGCCTGGCTCCGCATCCTCCCGGCGACGACCGCCGCCATCCTCTTCTACATCCTCTTCTACGTCGTGGCAGGCACCGCCGTCGCCACCGACGCTCCCGACTACCTCGTCCAGGGCCGCGTCTACTGCGACACGTGCCGCGCCGGGTTCGAGACCAATGTCACCGAGTACATCAAGG GTGCCAAGGTCAGGCTGGAGTGCAAGCATTTCGGCACCGGCAATGTCGAGCGCGCCATCGATGGGGTGACCGACGAGACCGGCACGTACAAGATTGAACTCAAGGACAGCCACGTGGAGGACATCTGCGAGGTCGTCCTCGTCGAGAGCCCCCTCGCAAACTGTGCCGAGGTCCAGGCGAGCAGGGACCGTGCCCGCGTCGTGCTCACCAGGGACGATGGCATCTGCGACAACCTGCGCCTTGCCAACCCGCTCGGCTACTTCAAGGACGTGCCACTGCCCGTCTGCGGTGCGCTGCTCAAGCAGTTCACCTTGGCTGACGATGATGAGTAA
- the LOC133924120 gene encoding probable glucuronosyltransferase Os04g0398600 — translation MGSRTGWLPVVLLLVAASVLSPQAAASGEAEQAVQQHSERISGSAGDVLEDNPVGRLKVFIYDLPRKYNKKMVTKDPRCLNHMFAAEIFMHRFLLSSAVRTLNPKEADWFYTPVYTTCDLTPAGLPLPFKSPRVMRSAIQYISNKWPFWNRTDGADHFFVVPHDFAACFHYQEGKAIERGILPLLRRATLVQTFGQENHVCLKEGSIIIPPYAPPQKMQAHLISPDTPRSIFVYFRGLFYDTGNDPEGGYYARGARASLWENFKSNPLFDISTDHPATYYEDMQRAVFCLCPLGWAPWSPRLVEAVVFGCIPVIIADDIVLPFADAIPWEEIGVFVQEKDVPKLDTILTSMPIDDILRKQRLLANPSMKQAMLFPQPAQPRDAFHQILNGLARKLPHPEGVYLQPSERRLNWTAGPVGDLKPW, via the exons ATGGGATCAAGAACAGGATGGCTCCCCGTGGTCCTCCTGCTGGTGGCCGCCTCCGTCCTCTCGCCGcaggccgccgcctccggcgagGCCGAACAGGCCGTTCAACAGCACAGCGAGCGCATCTCag GGAGTGCTGGTGATGTGTTAGAAGACAATCCCGTGGGGAGGTTGAAGGTCTTCATCTATGACCTGCCGAGAAAGTACAACAAGAAGATGGTCACCAAGGATCCACGGTGCCTCAATCACATGTTTGCTGCAGAAATTTTCATGCATCGTTTCTTGCTCTCAAGTGCTGTGCGGACACTAAATCCCAAGGAGGCTGATTGGTTCTATACACCAGTTTATACTACTTGTGATTTAACTCCTGCTGGACTGCCCTTGCCATTCAAGTCACCACGGGTGATGAGGAGTGCAATCCAGTATATTTCAAACAAATGGCCCTTCTGGAATAGGACTGATGGAGCAGATCACTTTTTTGTTGTCCCGCATGATTTTGCAGCATGCTTTCACTATCAG GAAGGAAAAGCTATTGAGCGTGGAATTCTTCCATTGTTGCGACGTGCTACATTGGTCCAAACTTTTGGACAGGAGAATCATGTTTGTCTTAAGGAGGGTTCGATCATTATACCACCCTATGCTCCTCCGCAGAAAATGCAAGCTCACTTGATTTCCCCTGATACTCCACGTTCAATCTTCGTTTACTTCAGAGGACTTTTCTATGACACTGGGAATGACCCTGAGGGTGGCTACTATGCAAG AGGTGCGCGTGCTTCCCTATGGGAGAACTTCAAGAGCAACCCTCTATTTGACATTTCCACAGATCACCCTGCCACTTACTACGAAGATATGCAGCGTGCTGTCTTCTGCCTGTGCCCATTGGGCTGGGCACCATGGAGCCCTAGGTTGGTTGAGGCAGTGGTCTTTGGCTGCATTCCAGTCATCATAGCTGATGATATTGTGCTACCATTTGCTGATGCAATCCCATGGGAGGAAATTGGTGTCTTTGTCCAGGAGAAGGATGTACCAAAGCTAGACACAATCCTCACATCAATGCCTATCGATGATATTTTAAGAAAGCAAAGGTTACTTGCAAATCCATCAATGAAGCAGGCCATGTTGTTCCCGCAGCCTGCTCAACCAAGAGACGCATTCCACCAAATCTTGAACGGCCTTGCTCGCAAGCTCCCACACCCAGAAGGTGTATACTTACAACCTAGCGAGAGGCGTCTCAACTGGACTGCTGGACCTGTGGGAGATCTGAAACCTTGGTAG